A window of the Eulemur rufifrons isolate Redbay chromosome 6, OSU_ERuf_1, whole genome shotgun sequence genome harbors these coding sequences:
- the LOC138384524 gene encoding olfactory receptor 9Q2, with protein MAARNYTPVTEFFLIAFTEHPEWGLPLFLVFLGFYLATLLGNAGMIILIRRDRRLHTPMYFFLSHLSLVDICYSSAIVPQMLAVLWEHGAVISRARCAAQFFLFTFFASIDCYLLAIMAYDRYVAVCQPLLYVTIMTEKARLGLVVGAYVAGSSSAFVRTVTAFSLSFCGNNEINFTFCDLPPLLKLTCGDSFTQEVVIIVFAVFVMPACILVILVSYLFIIVAVMQIHSAGGRAKTFSTCASHLTAVALFFGTLIFMYLRDNSGRSSEGDQVVSVLYTVVTPMLNPLIYSLRNKEVKQAVVKSLSRSRASGRP; from the coding sequence ATGGCAGCGAGGAATTACACTCCAGTGACTGAATTCTTCCTTATTGCGTTCACTGAGCATCCTGAGTGGGGGCTTCCTCTCTTCCTGGTGTTTTTGGGTTTCTATCTTGCCACTCTGCTGGGGAACGCAGGGATGATCATCTTGATCCGCAGAGACCGCCGGCTCCACACCCCGATGTACTTCTTCCTCAGCCACCTCTCCTTGGTGGACATCTGCTACTCCTCTGCCATCGTCCCTCAGATGCTGGCTGTGCTGTGGGAGCACGGCGCGGTCATCTCCAGAGCGCGCTGTGCAGCGCAGTTCTTCCTCttcaccttctttgcttccaTTGACTGCTACCTCCTGGCAATCATGGCgtatgaccgctatgtggccgTGTGCCAGCCCCTGCTTTATGTCACCATCATGACGGAGAAGGCCCGCTTGGGCTTAGTAGTTGGGGCTTATGTTGCTGGTTCTTCCAGTGCCTTTGTTCGAACGGTCACGGCCTTCAGTCTCTCCTTTTGTGGAAACAATGAGATCAACTTCACCTTCTGTGACCTCCCTCCTCTGCTGAAACTCACTTGTGGGGACAGCTTCACCCAAGAGGTGGTGATTATTGTGTTTGCTGTTTTTGTCATGCCTGCTTGTATCCTGGTGATCTTGGTGTCCTACCTGTTCATCATTGTGGCCGTCATGCAGATCCACTCGGCTGGAGGCCGGGCCAAGACCTTCTCCACCTGCGCCTCCCACCTCACTGCCGTTGCTCTCTTCTTTGGCACCCTCATCTTCATGTACCTGCGAGATAACTCGGGCCGGTCCTCGGAGGGGGACCAAGTGGTGTCTGTGCTCTACACAGTGGTGACCCCAATGCTGAATCCActcatctacagcctgaggaataAGGAGGTAAAGCAGGCTGTCGTGAAATCCCTGAGCAGATCAAGGGCTTCTGGAAGGCCTTAG